From a region of the Buteo buteo chromosome 7, bButBut1.hap1.1, whole genome shotgun sequence genome:
- the ZMAT3 gene encoding zinc finger matrin-type protein 3 isoform X1, whose product MILLQQAGLLPHPEKPSSLPMSVATRPRASSPLSPPKSLGLGPSFHHTQEEELAKVVEQDPMLEELCKPLCCKLCNVTLNSAQQAQAHYQGKNHSKKLRNYYAANSCPAPARMSNSVEPAPPQVVSLPAQMGSSKPGGRVILATENDYCKLCDASFSSPAVAQAHYQGKNHAKRLRLAEAQNNSFSDASELGKRRARKEGNEYKMMQNRRNMYTVQNNTGPYFNPRSRQRIPRDLAMCVTPSGQFYCSMCNAGASEEMEFRQHLESKQHKSKCSKHVLKTGPGQTLFDIDGLRRIPYSCSAIFQTQ is encoded by the exons ATGATTCTTCTACAGCAAGCAGGTCTTCTTCCTCATCCTGAGAAGCCTTCATCTCTTCCTATGTCAGTGGCTACAAGGCCAAGAGCCAGCTCACCGCTCTCCCCACCAAAATCTCTCGGACTGGGGCCTTCCTTTCATCACACACAAGAAGAAGAGCTTGCAAAGGTGGTGGAGCAGGACCCTATGCTGGAAGAACTATGTAAGCCTCTGTGCTGTAAGCTTTGCAATGTCACTCTGAACTCAGCACAACAAGCCCAGGCTCATTACCAG GGTAAAAACCACAGTAAGAAACTCCGAAATTACTATGCTGCCAATAGCTGTCCGGCACCTGCCAGAATGAGTAATTCAGTTGAGCCTGCCCCACCTCAGGTTGTCTCCCTTCCAGCTCAG ATGGGATCCAGTAAACCAGGTGGCCGAGTGATCTTGGCCACAGAGAATGATTACTGCAAGCTTTGTGATGCCTCGTTTAGTTCTCCGGCTGTGGCACAGGCTCACTACCAAGGGAAAAATCATGCCAAACGGCTGCGTCTTGCAGAAGCACAGAATAACTCATTCTC GGATGCATCAGAACTAGGCAAACGAAGGGCGAGGAAAGAAGGGAATGAATATAAGATGatgcagaacagaagaaatatgtATACAGTTCAAAACAACACAG GTCCCTACTTCAATCCCCGCTCACGTCAGAGGATTCCTCGGGATCTGGCCATGTGTGTCACTCCCAGTGGCCAGTTCTACTGCTCCATGTGCAACGCCGGGGCCAGCGAGGAGATGGAGTTCAGACAGCACttagaaagcaaacagcatAAAAGCAAG TGTTCAAAACACGTATTGAAAACAGGTCCTGGCCAAACCCTGTTTGACATAGATGGGCTGAGGAGAATACCGTACAGCTGTAGTGCCATTTTCCAGACCCAATGA
- the ZMAT3 gene encoding zinc finger matrin-type protein 3 isoform X2 — protein MILLQQAGLLPHPEKPSSLPMSVATRPRASSPLSPPKSLGLGPSFHHTQEEELAKVVEQDPMLEELCKPLCCKLCNVTLNSAQQAQAHYQGKNHSKKLRNYYAANSCPAPARMSNSVEPAPPQVVSLPAQMGSSKPGGRVILATENDYCKLCDASFSSPAVAQAHYQGKNHAKRLRLAEAQNNSFSDASELGKRRARKEGNEYKMMQNRRNMYTVQNNTGPYFNPRSRQRIPRDLAMCVTPSGQFYCSMCNAGASEEMEFRQHLESKQHKSKVSEQRYRNEMENLGYVQ, from the exons ATGATTCTTCTACAGCAAGCAGGTCTTCTTCCTCATCCTGAGAAGCCTTCATCTCTTCCTATGTCAGTGGCTACAAGGCCAAGAGCCAGCTCACCGCTCTCCCCACCAAAATCTCTCGGACTGGGGCCTTCCTTTCATCACACACAAGAAGAAGAGCTTGCAAAGGTGGTGGAGCAGGACCCTATGCTGGAAGAACTATGTAAGCCTCTGTGCTGTAAGCTTTGCAATGTCACTCTGAACTCAGCACAACAAGCCCAGGCTCATTACCAG GGTAAAAACCACAGTAAGAAACTCCGAAATTACTATGCTGCCAATAGCTGTCCGGCACCTGCCAGAATGAGTAATTCAGTTGAGCCTGCCCCACCTCAGGTTGTCTCCCTTCCAGCTCAG ATGGGATCCAGTAAACCAGGTGGCCGAGTGATCTTGGCCACAGAGAATGATTACTGCAAGCTTTGTGATGCCTCGTTTAGTTCTCCGGCTGTGGCACAGGCTCACTACCAAGGGAAAAATCATGCCAAACGGCTGCGTCTTGCAGAAGCACAGAATAACTCATTCTC GGATGCATCAGAACTAGGCAAACGAAGGGCGAGGAAAGAAGGGAATGAATATAAGATGatgcagaacagaagaaatatgtATACAGTTCAAAACAACACAG GTCCCTACTTCAATCCCCGCTCACGTCAGAGGATTCCTCGGGATCTGGCCATGTGTGTCACTCCCAGTGGCCAGTTCTACTGCTCCATGTGCAACGCCGGGGCCAGCGAGGAGATGGAGTTCAGACAGCACttagaaagcaaacagcatAAAAGCAAGGTGTCCGAACAGCGGTATAGGAATGAGATGGAGAACCTAGGCTATGTACAATGA